A window of Benincasa hispida cultivar B227 chromosome 9, ASM972705v1, whole genome shotgun sequence genomic DNA:
CAAATTTCTAAAGCTCATTTCTTCTATTGATCCATTGTTTCGTAAGCTTTCAAAAGGGAATTTCAGAAATCTCCAGAAAGGCGACAGAAGAATGGATTACTCTCTATAGCCACCTAGAAGTTGTTATTTAAAAAGTGAAAATGGAAGTTGGGAAGCTAGAAAGAATTTCATGACTTTTCTCTAGCAGATGGATCGGCAGTAAATTCTGTtatgaaaaagaagagaatCTCCCTCAGGCTGGATTAAAAGAAGATCAAGTTCTTCCTTTGATCACAATGGTGGGAAGGAACCAGTATTGACGATAAAGGACAAAGATCCCATTATAacatttacttatttatttctcaattggTGCATTTTATGTAAAAACAAAGATGAAGCTGTTGTGATCATGCCATCCTCAGTCGTGAATCTGCTTCCATACGATAGCATGTTCTATGTTTTATTCCAAATCCTCAAAGCAATTATTGGACACATTCTTTTGTGGGACTTTGGTGGAAAAGCAAAAACTTATAACAACGCTGTGAAGACTCTTCGAGATGTagttaagtaaaaaaaatataattattcaaaagaTTGAAATTTCTTGTGCTACTTCTTAGGATAAGGTGGTTTCTTCAGTTTCACACTGGAGAACTTCCAATTCTTTTAGTAATCACCCCGTAAACGTTATTTCTTCCATTAAAGCGCTCGATTATTTTATGACGTCTGTAACAGAATCTTAGCTAAGGTGTGTATCTACTTCTAAAGGGtcttttttataataataaattattattattattgttatttgatGAAGTattaaggaaaagaaaattaagcTATAAAGACGCTCCAGTCAAACTGTTTTGACTCAAGGAACTGCCCCAAGATCAAGCTCTAGCACCACTACTCAGCAATGACTTGTCTAAATTATTTCGACATTTCTACCAAAACTAACAACATTCTATTGCTCTGAttaattctcttttcttttcttttatttttatttatatagatAAGAAATAATTTCATCGATGGTATGATACTACAAAAGGTCAGGAAAACCTCAAAAGGGAGAACTACAAAAGTCCTCTACAATTAGAAAGGAGGGTGGAAAAGCTATAGTGATGAAGGAGGGAGTATTTACACCAAACCACAACTGTAttaactataggataaaaaaatCTATCGTAAGAGGATTCCTTATCTTGGAAGACTCCTCTATTTCTTTCTAGCCAAATGTTCCAACAGAATGCTCTAACAAGATTCTCCAAAAGATGCTTTCCCTTTTTGAAAGGATGTCCTCCCAAGGCATGACACAGAAGAAGCCTTGGGTTTTCAAGAACCGTTTGCCTGTTGAAGGACGAGAGGAGATAGTTCCAAATGGTCTTTGCAAAAACACAAGATAGTAAAAGATGACTGTGATTCTGAAAGTTGTTTGCAGAGTGTAAACCACTGTGGAGACAAAACCACATGGTGCATTTTCTGGAGACTGGAGCTTATCTCGAGTATTTATGGTCTTTGAGGGAGCTCCCAGAGGAAGAACTTGAGTTTCTTTCCAAATTATGTCATAAAGTTGCCAAAAGGAGAGGCAGTGTCAAAGGGCTccaattcttcaatttcagCATCTCTCTGGTTTCTTCTCAACCTCAAATTCTGGAATCCAAGATCTGAATTCCAAAATTCTTTGACAGCCCCATccttttttagagaaaaatcgaAGATCAAGGGGGAATTTTCTAGCGAACGGTTCATCCCCAAGCAGCACTCCAAATTCTCAAGTCATCACTTCTACACAGTTAGTTGAGGCATGCAGATCTCAAACCCCTCATGGATAAGTCAAATGTTTCATAACAGGCTTCTTGTTCATACTATCTATTTAAGCAGGCTAAAAATGAGCTCCATATTATATTTTACGTATGGTGAAACCAATTTTCACTATCGAAAGCAAGCTTAGGACCATGAAGGACCAAAATTTATACAATGGTGACTGGCCTTTTGATGGTGACATGTCCACAATGGTACACGTACAAGTAATTCGTATAAATCACAAAGACATGAAACATGCCATAATAGAATTGCTCCATATTTCGTTTTCAGACTAAGATCATTATTCCCTTTAAATTCCCGCCGCAGTTCTCTAGACCAATTATATTAATAGTGCCTAACGGCTCTAATTTAGGAAGACTGCCAAACGTATtaagccaaaatgaaaaatggaaacTCTATCACTTTGACAAGAGACATCAGAATAAGAGATGATACTTTTACCCAAATAATAACTAAAGTCTCTCCTCAATCAACTCCCGGAAATCACTTTCTTACTTCCTAGTTAACCACTCAGAAGAAGTTGCAAAATACATAGAGTAGACAACAATGCAAATCACTTTTCAGCACGATATGTTAGTTCTAccttaaaattcaaacaaagcAAGCATACTCTAATCTCCACaagtacaatataaataacaatCAACTCAGATACTTAGATAATCCAAACATTCAACGAATAGAATGATAAGGAAACTCACCTTATCATTGACGTTAGCCCCTTTCAGCCTCTGGGTATGGATATAACGCCCTGGAAAGACTATATATTGGCGGGATCCAATCTGTTTGAAAACAGAAACAAACACACCCACACACATACAGCAATGAAATTGACCATATTATAAACGGTGAATCGAAATCCACCATTTTAGACAATATACGGAACGAAAGCAGTGAAATTAAACACTAACCATAACAACCGCAAAGATTTCCTCGCGCTTGGGGGCCTGTTCGGAGGGGATTTCAAGGGTTTGGGAAGCGGCAGGCTCGGAGTCGATTACGGCGGCTTCAGACTCCGAGGACTTGAGGAGGAAGGAGAATGCAGGGCGGGAAGAAGGAatggagaaagaagaagagaaagaagaagagagttCGAAATTGAAGGAATGATGATGGGAATTCGAAGGAAAAATTGGGGTTGATGAAGGTAGATTGTGCTTGGTGGAGATTCGGCAGTGAGTGGAGAAATTAGCGCAGagggaaagagttagagacgcCATTACAGAGACCTCTTGAAGGTCCTCTTCTTTGTGTAGTAACTTTGatgatttgttgttgttttagcCATGGCTgctctgttttgaacttcagGCCTATCCTATCCATTTCCAGTTTCAAAAAGACTATTATACCCCCCacaacctttttcttttttgtttttcctatccaaatttaaaattataagacAACTTTAAGTTTAAAGTTTGGACTAAGATTTTAGAGGTTTTGGATTCATTTTTTACTTAATTATGTAAGTTGATATGATAGTGCTAGATTGCAATAgtaaatttgtaatatttaaaaaaaatgattaatcgTCCTacgaaatagaaaaaaaaattatttcatcgTGTAATACTTAACCACAACATTCACTATCAAGTTAGTAAAAATTTTGGTAGAGAATTAAGAGAATAGAGAAATTAGAGTGATTTTAACATATCTCGAATGTATTATGCTTTTTTGTTTATAAAGAGATATTGTTTCTTAACTATCTACTTGGCTAATTAACTTCTTAAGTCAATAATTGGATAaactaattcaatttaatcGTTATAAATTCAATTGGTAGATAGGATCCAACTTATGAGTTGATGTATGACTCTTATGATTGACTCTATAGATTTATAGTCCACCTCCATACTTAAGGCAAATAATTCACTTCTCTTATAATGACATTGAGTCATCCTTTCTTATGGTTAAatattttgtcatattttttACCCTGATACTGAAAGTTAATGAATTTTGACAAACCTAGATTATTGCATCCCAAAATTTTTAATCTGGTCATCCTATCATTAAGGCGTAAGCATttaatagatatagagaaatatGTTCAACAAATTTTAACTATGAAATCAGCATGACTCAATTAATATAGTGTTTGTACTATTAATTTTGAAGTCAAACAATTGATTCTCTCAACCCATATATCTATTATGGTAAGAAGAAGCAAATGCTCAGTCAGAATGGGATTTTCGATAACGActcattttgaaacttaaggaccaaatgaaatttaattacaACTCATGGGTAAAAGTGTAATACTTTGAAACTTAGGGACAAAGCGAAAACTACACAATACCAAAAATGtatcttttccctttttttttttttttaagtaaagatAGTCTAATTCTtactttaattattatttgcaTTGTTTAAGTCAAATTATATGTTTAGTTTATGAACATTGAAGTAGTCtctcaacttttaaaattacaaaattaatctctaaactttgatatttttttttctctttaattgtTCCTTATTCACCACACCCTTTCTTCATAGAGTTATGTACTGTAAGTGATTCAGTGAATTGTATGATGGGCAACTATCTCATCTGGTTTAGACAGGACTCATCTATTAGTTTACTACCCAAGCCTCCACTCACTTATGATTTTCCAATCTccatttttcataaaattaataaatctactcactacaaaattaaaaattagaatttcaTTTGACTTATAATTCAAAAAGATCGACAAactttttagaattttcaaTCTATCGATgacctattagatacaaaatcgAATGTCCAAAGACTTAAtatacacaaaattaaaagttaagatATCTACTGAACACTTTTAAAAGCTCAAGAGCCAAATTGATTTAAACATCAAAGTTGGAGGaccaaacttgtaatttaacatttttttttctatttctacatcaacattaaagaaattttaaaaaatattctattCCTACACAAGAAATAGCATCAAGACTTTTAAAATGATATGTCAGGTCACAAACTCAAATTGtacattttaaaactttaagACTACACGAACTCatagttagaaaattaaaagacCAAAAGTATAATTTATCAACGAAGTTTGCTAAGTAGCATCCAAGCTCGTTCCAAAAACCAAACTAACGGAGACTTAGTTTGATATTGGGCTTTTGAAACATTTGttgtcaattttgtttttagaaaaatcagtaTACggtaaatttcaaattgaaaagtaggataaaatatgaataaaatagtaattttagtGATTTGGTTAGAAAAGGCATAAGATCCTTTGAAAAGTCGAtctaaaaaattacaattaacTTTATCTAAATTTTACAAACCAACCTAATTGTATTTTCTCATAGctactttaaactttaaatgtcgagaaagtcaatccaaacacaACCTTAATCATGACAATCGATTTTCTCAACCAACTCCTATGTCGAACTCACCTACTCAAGATCACTTCACTTTGGCacaaaaaagtaattttaactatttcaaaaaCAATCGATAGTGAAGTTTTAACTATTTTAAGTAATCAATCTACAAGGATAACGCCTTCCAAAGAATTTTGACACAGTGAAGAGTGGATTTTGGGAAAATGTAAAACAATTTAATCAAACAAGCCCTAAGTAATGAATTTTTAGAGTGATAAAGGCAATTAAACCAAAACAAAACAGCCCTTTGATTGCTGCAAACATTTCAACATTGGACAAAATtagaattgaaaattaaaatcaagattttctttttttaagaaaaaaaaagttaatatgaTAAATGTTTTTTAACAATACAAAATGGCCCTAAATTACATATTATATATTGCAAGTTAGGAAGATAAAAGTTAGAATTGGATATCaagattttctaatttaaaaggTTAGTATGAataatctttaaaaataaataaataaataaaagttagtatgaataatgaaattaaaaattatataataacaaaCATTTATGGCATGACTTCTTCTTTGGACCTCATTTAACTCGAAAATGAATGaacattcttgaaattcacaTGCAATGTCAAGAAAATTCAGAGCCCTCAGCATTTAAGAACTTCAAGAATCGGAAAAGGCATATTTCAaagcaaaaatcaaaatcaaaagctCTTAGTCATGAAGCTATGGAATATATTTCTGCACTTTAACAGTTAGCCAACTATACAAATTACAAAACCTAGGCAGCAGCATCCCCTGTTAGTTTGCTAAAGATTTGTCATTTATTCCAAAAGCATCAGCCAAATTGAAGTTCAAGTTGCTTCTCATAGTTCTACTTCTCCCGACACCTCCATCGCCTTTCCTCATCATCGCGGCAAATTCCTCGTAGTCGATACGACCATCCTGACAGGCAAAATATATAGAACAGAACAGCAAAGTAAACATTCGGATTTAGAGAACGTTTTTTGTAGTACTTTTGGGAGAAGAGATGTCATTTCTCCAGAAAGGAAAACAAATAGATTTTATCCATCATCCCTGATATGTGGATGAGACGAGCAATTTTGATTAAAGTATAGATGCAGAAACAGATCTATAATCAGCATAGATATTCCCTTTctagaattatatatataactggAGTACAGCCCTCGCATTAGGCTAATGACCCACCATCACTAATCCCAAGAAGGCTTTATTATCTAACCCAAAAGCCAGCTCCAAGATAAGTTTCAAATTACCattaactattttgtttttggtttcgATTTTGAAAATCATGCTCATAGACAACTTCTGAGCTTCTTTGTTTTTGCTTCTATGGGATGTTATCAAAATCCACACTAGGTTTTAAAAACTGAAagagtaattttcaaaaacttgtttttgtttttagaatttggttaagaattcaaattgTTACCTTGAGAAGGATAAAGACTCATTCTAAATAAATGGTgagaaaacaaacacaatttttaaaaaccaaatgattattgATTTATGTTGGAAGGTATCTTCCAACGTTCCAGCCCTTGCCACCAAAGCCCGACTTAGGAAATCTATTTTGAGACCATCGATCATACAATCAACTAGAATGCTAGGATTCTTTTTGCTTCATGGTCCAATAGGTTGGAAAACCAGAACGGTGTAAGCAAAAACATCATACATAAAACTAGAAAACCAAACCCCAAGGGGTGCCTTCTCAAGACTAGTCATGTGGGTCATGAGCATAATGTAATGGGTTATGGCACCCCCACAATACCTCGGTTAAAATATAAAGGGTAATTGCAATACGTAGCACTTTGAGGGCTACTAATTAAGTGTATAGCAATATTTctaaagaattacaaatatagcaaaatctatcagtgatactCTATTGCCGATAAACACTTATCAATGACAGGCtccatcactgatagactctgAAAACtggatctaaattttgctatttttgcaaattttttgcATTGTACTATAGCctaattgctatatttgcaactgtcccaACTATAAAACAAGAAAACCGAGTCCAATCCgatgaattaataaattagaaggTTGTTTACCATTTTTTACTGTTATGTGTTATATGTGTTTTAGTAGTTTTCAAATTTCGGTTCCaaatttgactaaaattttaaaagttcttCATAGGTtgggagaaagaaaatgaaaaagaacttATCGGGAAACAACCCTAATTttcaatggtaaaaaaaaaaaaaaaaaaaaatacaaatgaaaCGCTATCAGAGGACCTAAGCTCCAAAGGTTGTATCATTTATCACAAATCCCTCAACTGCTGAAACAATATCTTTCTaataaagtcaaataaaaaTCTCTTAACTCCTTCACATCTCTACATCCAACTAGAATTTGAGTCCTACATGCATATGTAATAAAACAATTTCTTGGAAATCTTGAAGACAACTACGAATGAAACCAGAAATGTATCACAATGGATTTAAAATGAGTGACAAAAAGTGACAAGAAATAGTAACAGTGTCAGTCTAAATTGGTCGACAGAATCAACATTTATATATTTGACTACGCTAACACAAGGACTTGcattatcttttcttttcacaaaacagttatgcattatGGTAAGCAGAAAATACGGTTGGCTAAAGAACACGAAGGTATTGATGGAAGGGAACACAAAGGTACTGATGAATAATGCAAAACTTAGGGAATCAAAATTGCAATTGTATCAATACGGAGATATTCAGTGAAtaaataaagacttacattatCTTGATCAATTTCTTTGATTATCTCATCCAAATGGACATCGCCCAAACCAAACTCTTTGCAAGCCTGTTGAAGCTCATCAATGGTGATATAACCACTACCATCTTTGTCAAAATAGGAGAAGGCGGCAACTAAATTATCCTCTCGCTCTATCTTATTTAGGTGCAATGTAGCTGCAAGGAATTCTCCATAGTCTATGGTTCCACTGTTGTCTATATCAGCCTGTTCAAAGATGAGGCAGCAAGATAATGCAGGTCATCTAGATAGGAATGGTCGTgaaagaaaaggggaaaaaatgcCTCAATTAGAATCTGCAGAGAACATTGTAGAAAATAATGCTTACATTATAAAATTAGTCTCCCAATTTCAGATAGTTCAAATTGTCcctaaatattattatttagattATAATCAGTCTCCATCATCAAACGCCATTTTAAATGTTTACATGGACAACCACATGATGATTTGGCATAATGTGGTATGAGCTAGAAGAAAATGAGTATTCTAGCTGGATAAAGAAAGGGCAAGCTTGGGGGAAACTTATGTTTCTGCATTTTGCACATCCATTCCATTGAATATCTTTTGCCCACCTGCCCTTAGTTTAACTGATTGTCCACTCCCTCGTACCACATTGTACCAAGTCATCAATTCTCAGCCTAGTCAGCATGTCATATCAGGCATTTAAATAAGGGCAGGGATTTATTAAAGTTAAAATAAGGAAATCATACGTTTTCATAATCAGGGCCTAAACAAATATCAACATATAGTTCGAAGGCTAAGCAATTTAaccaaaatatataaaatcgcaACCAAACTTCCTCAAACATGATGTTTAATATTTCTACAAGGGTTTCTGACAAGTTATCTACCGCATCCATAAGAGACTTGATATCAGATTCCATGAGTTCAGAGCCCACTTTTTTCAGCCCTGCTTTAAGCTCTTCAAATGTTATGGACCCACTGTTATCAGTGTCGATCATTTTAAACAATTCCTTCAAGCCACCAATTTCTTCTTCAGACAGTCTTTCTGCTATGACCTGCGCCAACCACGTGGTCACAAATTTGAGACAAATGCACATTGCAATGAGAAAAATGCTATAGTAGACAACAATTTTGATGAGATTAAAATGAGGCATAGAGCTACAATAAGGTTAACTTAATTTCATACTTAAATCTAAGAACAAATTTtgtgtgtgtgcatgtgtgaaatatatgtgtgtgtatatatatataactcaaGAACACAATCGTAGAACCTACAGAATATAAACTGTTCAAGTTAGGTCATATTATAAATTCGTAGAACTCTCCAATCATGTCTCTGGCATCCCTCCGTCGAGCTAACATAAATTCGTACATTTGGAAAAAGTAATCCCAAATAGAGCAAACTCACAACTCCAAAGAATACGGTCCAAGTAAGAAATTGGGAAAAAAAcaattagaagaaaaatataCAGGAGAAAAACATAAATATCCTTAATTAGAAGTTAGAACATTAGTCAACAGTACATGACAGAATTAGAAATTTTAATGACATCTTTTGGGGCAATTGATTTAGTTTTAGGAAACAAAAGTTTACGGTggacaaaaaatattttagaaatggAGAAATAATCTTTCTTCTTTAAGCAAATGTCAACCTACTCTTTTTTCGAACTCaagaatcttgctctctcctatTTGGCCCTGTAGTTCCCTAGCATAGAAATCATGGTCTTGTTCACTTAAGCATGCAAACCTTGCTAAACTACCCAATGGAAAGCACTCAGAAAATGAAGTAAAACATGGCTTAACTAACGGTGTTCTTTTCATATAAAGGGAAGAATTGCATGCACATGAGAAGCAACTTTGCAAGGCACCAAGGATGGCTGAGGATGAGGAGTCTCCATGTTGCAATCTTGAAATAGTGAAGCAAAAGCCTCTGGATAAGAGTCTTCAATATCAACAACATCCATATTAAGATCTGAAGCCTGTGAAACTGATTGTACGCTGCTCATGCTAACGTTGAATTCACATCAGAATCAAAACATTGGGAGGGAGAATCCAAGTTAGTAGAAGGATCTCCTGGTAAGCGAATAACTTCTTTGGTTATACCTGATAACAAGATTTTCTGTggaaaaactattttgctacAAGGTTTCAGAGGTTAAGTATATGAAGGGTCTGATGTTGTAAAAGCAACTTGCTATACAAAGGGGACCAAGAGTCTTGAACACATTTCTTCGATTATATTAGGATTCAAAGTATTATTTTCAAGATCTGGATTGATGGGACCTTTTTTTGAGTATAGGACAAAGGATAAGTTACAATAAAACGATTCTTTTTACCTCTTTAACACTCAAGGGCAAAGAAGACTCTAAATCCCTAAGGGATGCACCAAAAGGTTTCTTGGAATCCACACAATGAATAAGAGCCTCTTCAAAAGACCCCTTTTTCCAACTGAAAAGTCCTTTTATTAGTAACCGGTTCAAAAGAATGTTGCAACAATAAACGTGTCTTCTCCCCTTTGATTGTCTTTCTTGAATGAACCTCTGTTTTTCTGCGAGGGCAAAAGGTCTTGAacaaaactctttaattacatcttCATTGGATGAAGATAAGTTGACTGGCTTGGATATCCTATTTAAATCCAAGGAGTTCGAAAAGTCATTTAAGGTTGCATCATGGTTGATTATCGTTGGAGGATCCAAAGGAGTAATATCcccaaatcaaataaaagaaTTCCCACTTTTTCTGTCCTTAATATCAATACCTGCTGGAAAAAGATGCACAAGTTTTTCTTGACCTCAATACAAGCTTCTGAACAATCAATCAAGTTTagagttttaaaagaaatgcTTACAAGTCCCTCAAAGTAATTGCCAATGGCTTCAAAAGTGCTTCTTTCCGAATATGTTAAAAGGTAAATTAAATTCCTTATGGAAATCCATCTTCCAATTTTACATGTTCCAGACGAGAATGCTTCTCTCTTTGACCAATTTTCGATTTTCAAATGAAGTTTGCCAAAGAGCCTACATCTTCCATCACAAAATCTGGCATTAATATTGACCTCCGATTTCAACAAAGCCTTATCAGCCATGGAAGAATTGATCAAAATAAAGACTTGGAACTAATCTTCTAATGCTTCTTCTATTTCCTTCCAactattgtgataaaataacCTGGAGACAACAAAAAACACACTGAAGTTCATTTTCCCTACTTCTTCACCCTTTCTTACCTAAAAGTAATGATCCATACAAATTTTCTACAAAAGAAATCCCTGAAAGCTGAGGGTCGAGTACCTCTAAGATTCTTTTTCACAACATCTGTGTAACTTTTCCTTACCTACTGTCAACAAAGAAGAATTTCTTTTTAAGGAACAATCAagatttcattgagaaaaaaatgaaagaacacGAGGGGAGAACAAAAGGAAATGCCCACAAAAACGGAGACCAACTATAAAAGGGGTCTCCAATCAAGCAAAATAAGACCTAAGAACCTAacgaataattttaaaaaaaaaaatcttcatcaTTGAGACGTACAAGGAAACATTAAATCTAACAAGGGACCAAATATCACTTGGAGAATGCTAAATCCCTCTAAAAACTCTATTGTTCTTCTCACCTCAAAGAGTCCATAAAACAGCACACACCTTGGCTTGCCACAAAAAACGACCCTTCTAACAAAAAAGGGGTAGAGAATGAACTCATCAATCATCTCTCTACAACCCTTATGCCTAGCCCAAGGATTAAATATCGATGTTGATATCGATATCGACAATTTAATTTCACAGAcatatccatggatatagtgaCAAAATATCAATATTGACGGATTTCtgcaaattacaaattttataaaatttatttagattaaagattaaattatttttactcCAAACTAAGTTATGAATATTGTTATTAGTGTTCCTATTTTGTTCATATTGGACCAAATATATGTTTTACAACATTAATAAAAGATGTTGGAGATATCCATGGATATTTAATATCGATATTGAACCCTTTGATTTACGGTTATATCGACATATCGACGGATATTTTCATCCTTGGCCTAGCCAAAACCAGGTCAAACTCCCCGAATATCCACGGATATATCGACAAAATATCAAGGTCAACTGATGTctacaaattacaaattttataaaatttatttagattattaaattaattttactcccAAACTAAGTTATGAATATTGTTATTAGTATTCCTATTCATAATGAACCAAATATATGTTTTACAACATTAATAAAAGATGTTAGAGATATCCATGAATATTTAATATCGATATTGAACCCTTCAATTTACAGATATATCGACATATCAACGGATATTTTCATCCTTTGTCTAGCCAAAGCCAGGTCAAACTCCCCGAAAAAAAACTAACCCCAAACTCTATAAGCAAGATCACAGCTTAAGATCCTCCGTCTTCCCCCCTACAGTGAATGCTACACCATAGAGAAGGATCTTTTTACCATAAATTTCTTGAgtaattgaattgaagacaggtagatttccttttattttttaaggaaatcTTTCATCACTTTCCAAAAGATGGGCCatccatttttagcaaaacCAACAAAGACTTGAATCAACTTCCTCCCTCCGAATGGGGGCCAAACACACACTTAACGTACCAACCTCAGTAGGACCTTCACTTCAATAATTCGACAAAAGAGCACTCGAACCATCACAAACGGAGGACTATAGGAATCACCTGATTGTTCTTCATATCatatttttgacaaaaaatCTGATCTGCTTCAAACCAAATGTTGAAGTACATATTTCTGACACAACAACTTCTTACTTCCATATCTTCTAAAAATCACCAAGATTAtcgtaaaagaaaactaaataaGATGGAAGGATGTAACCTAAATGATGAAACAATAAGAACTAATGAAAAACGAATCAAACTCTCAAAAAACTGATCAGATTAATTGGGGGAGAGGAGGGAGGAACAAAGAGTTGggaatgagaagattggagagaggAGAGAGTGGTAACACATAGTATTtcatttcttcatctcttcAACTTTCTATTGTACTCTATGTTTTCCTACTTTATCGTATTATCTATCTCAAATGTTTATCCTACTCCTAATGATTCATGTCATCATCTTAGATTCATCCAAACGCAGTGAGAATTTGAGAGAGACTCTAAATGAAATTCATACCACATCAGCACC
This region includes:
- the LOC120087028 gene encoding 50S ribosomal protein L21, chloroplastic codes for the protein MASLTLSLCANFSTHCRISTKHNLPSSTPIFPSNSHHHSFNFELSSSFSSSFSIPSSRPAFSFLLKSSESEAAVIDSEPAASQTLEIPSEQAPKREEIFAVVMIGSRQYIVFPGRYIHTQRLKGANVNDKITLNKVLLVGTKTQTYIGKPVVTNAAVHAVVEEQGLDDKVIVFKYKKKKNYRRNIGHRQPNTRIRITEISGYQDYPATTLES
- the LOC120087027 gene encoding calcium-dependent protein kinase 4 isoform X2, producing MGNSFRDVVGSPYYVAPEVLRKHYGHEVDVWSAGVILYILLSGVPPFWAETDSGIFRQILYGKLDFNSEPWPNISDSAKDLIRKMLTRDPKERISAHEVLCHPWIVDDTVAPDKPIDSAVLSRLKQFSAMNKLKKMALRVIAERLSEEEIGGLKELFKMIDTDNSGSITFEELKAGLKKVGSELMESDIKSLMDAADIDNSGTIDYGEFLAATLHLNKIEREDNLVAAFSYFDKDGSGYITIDELQQACKEFGLGDVHLDEIIKEIDQDNDGRIDYEEFAAMMRKGDGGVGRSRTMRSNLNFNLADAFGINDKSLAN